A genomic window from Agreia sp. COWG includes:
- a CDS encoding MFS transporter yields MTPPPSDGYPVTAPMPVLTTRPPWRETLVSLRVPNFRLFTAANIVAMTALWIQRIAQDWLVLELSGSVALVGVTVALQFAPMLFLGLYGGVLVDRYDKRVLLAITQSVSVLASITLAALALTGVVEVWHIMAVALLVGLATVIDNPTRQVFVNELVGPTYLRNAISINSSVFQLGALIGPAIGGVLLVSVGAGWSFAINALACIGVVITVLRLNPATLFPAPVAPRAKGQLKEGLAYVVAKPAILWTVIMVGFVAIFALNMPVLLAAYASTVFDAGPGGYGLFNSLVAAGALIGAVLSTRRASIRLRAVVITGLAWGVVQALVSGAPTQWSVGILLVLVGFCTLQFLTGANQLIQLSSNVAIRGRVMSVYVLVLLGGQAVGGPLMGWIVESYGAHVGMLVSGVVPAAAALVVGVILARSGGLHLRMRRSLMPIAIVQH; encoded by the coding sequence GTGACGCCCCCACCCTCCGACGGCTATCCCGTCACCGCCCCCATGCCCGTTCTCACGACCCGTCCTCCGTGGAGAGAGACCTTGGTCTCTCTGCGGGTTCCCAACTTCCGGCTCTTCACCGCAGCCAACATCGTCGCGATGACGGCACTGTGGATCCAGAGGATCGCACAGGACTGGTTGGTGCTGGAGCTCTCCGGCAGCGTCGCGCTGGTCGGCGTGACGGTCGCCCTGCAGTTCGCCCCCATGCTCTTTCTCGGCCTCTACGGGGGAGTGCTGGTCGACCGCTACGACAAGCGGGTTCTGCTGGCGATCACCCAGAGCGTCTCGGTTCTCGCCAGCATCACCCTGGCTGCGCTCGCACTCACCGGCGTCGTCGAGGTCTGGCACATCATGGCCGTCGCGCTGCTCGTGGGCCTCGCCACCGTGATCGACAACCCCACGCGCCAGGTGTTCGTGAACGAGCTGGTGGGCCCGACGTACCTGCGCAACGCCATCAGCATCAACTCCTCCGTATTCCAGCTCGGTGCCCTCATCGGCCCCGCCATCGGCGGCGTGCTGCTCGTGTCGGTGGGTGCCGGGTGGTCGTTCGCCATCAACGCCCTCGCCTGTATCGGAGTCGTGATCACGGTTCTGCGGCTCAACCCCGCGACACTCTTTCCGGCCCCGGTAGCCCCGCGGGCGAAGGGCCAGTTGAAAGAGGGCCTCGCCTACGTCGTCGCGAAGCCGGCCATCCTCTGGACGGTGATCATGGTCGGCTTCGTCGCCATCTTCGCGTTGAACATGCCCGTGCTTCTGGCCGCGTACGCATCGACGGTGTTCGACGCCGGCCCCGGGGGGTACGGCCTGTTCAACTCCCTGGTCGCGGCGGGGGCGCTCATCGGTGCTGTGCTCTCCACGAGGCGCGCGAGCATCCGGCTGCGCGCCGTGGTGATCACCGGGTTGGCCTGGGGCGTCGTGCAGGCCCTCGTCTCTGGCGCCCCGACCCAATGGAGCGTGGGCATCCTGCTCGTTCTGGTGGGCTTTTGCACCCTGCAGTTCCTCACCGGGGCCAATCAACTGATCCAGCTGTCGAGCAATGTCGCCATCCGTGGTCGTGTCATGAGCGTCTACGTGCTCGTGCTGCTGGGCGGTCAGGCCGTCGGCGGGCCGCTGATGGGCTGGATCGTCGAGAGCTATGGCGCGCATGTCGGGATGCTCGTCTCCGGCGTCGTTCCGGCGGCCGCCGCCCTGGTCGTCGGGGTCATCCTCGCGCGAAGCGGAGGGCTCCACCTGCGCATGCGTCGATCGTTGATGCCCATCGCCATCGTTCAGCACTGA
- a CDS encoding LysR substrate-binding domain-containing protein: MFDPALLRTFLAVAETASFTLAAQRLGISQPTVSQQVRRLEQASGRLLVARDTRDVSLTDNGDAMAGFARTILAAHSAAEDYFSGSAMKGKLRFGTADDLAITQLPRILRHFRQLYPQINLELTVDQSAPLFRKLHAGSLDLIFIKQKPETTDGTVVRRDQLVWVGHEKTILEQDAPVPLITYQGTTVSRTSAIEALEQAGRRWRITCNTREVNGLLAAVRAGLGVAVFPRSLIPDDLVVVSARFGLPVLGEVDLTLLRNPGAPAEPVDALISAIMGRTLNKTA, encoded by the coding sequence ATGTTCGACCCCGCGCTCCTTCGCACCTTTCTCGCCGTCGCCGAGACGGCGAGTTTCACCCTCGCCGCACAGCGACTCGGCATCAGCCAACCCACGGTCAGCCAGCAGGTGCGCAGGCTCGAGCAGGCATCCGGTCGCCTTCTCGTCGCACGCGACACCCGCGACGTGTCCTTGACCGACAACGGCGACGCCATGGCCGGATTCGCGAGAACGATCCTCGCGGCGCACAGCGCGGCCGAAGACTACTTCAGCGGGTCGGCGATGAAGGGCAAGCTGCGTTTCGGCACGGCTGACGACTTGGCCATCACGCAGCTCCCCCGCATCCTGCGGCATTTTCGCCAGCTGTACCCGCAGATCAACCTCGAGCTCACCGTCGACCAGTCGGCCCCGCTCTTTCGCAAGCTGCACGCCGGCTCGCTCGATCTCATCTTCATCAAGCAGAAGCCGGAGACGACGGATGGCACCGTGGTACGCCGCGACCAGCTCGTGTGGGTCGGCCACGAGAAGACGATCCTCGAGCAGGATGCTCCGGTTCCCCTCATCACCTACCAGGGCACGACCGTGAGTCGCACCAGCGCGATCGAAGCGCTCGAACAGGCCGGTCGGCGCTGGCGCATCACCTGCAACACGCGTGAGGTGAACGGACTTCTCGCCGCCGTGCGTGCCGGTCTCGGCGTCGCCGTCTTTCCGCGCTCGCTCATCCCCGACGACCTCGTGGTCGTCAGCGCCCGTTTCGGCCTGCCCGTGCTCGGCGAGGTCGACCTCACCCTGCTGCGCAATCCCGGCGCGCCGGCGGAACCCGTCGATGCACTCATCTCGGCCATCATGGGCCGCACCCTGAACAAGACGGCCTGA
- a CDS encoding MFS transporter, with protein sequence MSSRPPAAQGRRTHFVDLTPFRRSPAFFRLWLGGLIAGVGGQMTVVAVGLHLYDITGSTSAVALVGVFALLPMILAGVYGGVLADTFDRRTVVLIAEFLAWGSTVGLAVLAWNHLDVLWMFYALTTVNAAATTVVGATRSAILPRLLAPDLLPAASALGGISFGVQVTVGPALAGVLVATVGFQWTYTVDVVLFLAAFTGVITLPRIVPEGSTRRAGFGAVWEGLKFLRRAPNIRMSFLIDIVAMTFGMPRVIFPAVGALLIGGGAVTVGILSAAFAVGALLSSVLSGRLGHVRRQGRAIARAVAVYGSFILAFGIVLLASDRGASSGIGSSFDDANLPALVLASIALAGAGAADNVSAIFRQTMMQSAVPDVMRGRIQGVFTVVVTGGPRLGDAYVGLAAATALLWLPPLLGGAIVVLFSLAAARLHRSLRAYDALSPTP encoded by the coding sequence GTGAGCTCTCGCCCACCCGCGGCCCAGGGACGCCGCACTCATTTCGTCGATCTCACCCCGTTCCGTCGGAGTCCCGCGTTCTTCCGCCTCTGGCTCGGCGGCCTCATCGCCGGCGTCGGCGGTCAGATGACCGTGGTGGCGGTGGGCCTTCACCTCTACGACATCACCGGATCGACCTCCGCCGTCGCCCTTGTCGGCGTGTTCGCCCTCCTGCCCATGATCCTCGCCGGCGTCTACGGCGGGGTTCTCGCCGACACGTTCGACCGCCGCACCGTGGTGCTCATCGCCGAATTCCTGGCCTGGGGATCGACGGTGGGCCTCGCCGTTCTGGCCTGGAACCACCTCGACGTGCTGTGGATGTTCTATGCGCTGACCACCGTCAACGCGGCGGCCACGACCGTGGTGGGTGCGACCAGGTCGGCCATCCTGCCTCGGCTACTCGCCCCCGACCTGCTGCCGGCTGCATCCGCGCTCGGCGGGATCAGCTTCGGCGTTCAGGTCACGGTGGGGCCCGCCCTGGCGGGCGTTCTCGTGGCGACGGTGGGATTCCAATGGACCTACACGGTCGATGTGGTCCTATTCCTGGCCGCCTTCACCGGGGTGATCACGCTTCCCCGCATCGTGCCGGAGGGCAGCACACGCCGCGCCGGGTTCGGCGCCGTCTGGGAGGGGCTGAAGTTCTTGCGCCGAGCCCCGAACATCCGCATGTCGTTTCTCATCGACATCGTGGCCATGACATTCGGCATGCCTCGGGTGATCTTTCCGGCGGTGGGCGCTCTCCTCATCGGCGGAGGTGCCGTGACGGTCGGCATTCTGTCGGCCGCATTCGCCGTGGGGGCGCTGCTCTCGTCGGTCCTCTCCGGCCGCCTCGGCCACGTTCGCCGGCAGGGCCGCGCCATTGCTCGGGCCGTGGCCGTCTACGGCTCGTTCATCCTCGCGTTCGGCATCGTGCTGCTCGCCTCGGATCGTGGGGCCTCGTCGGGGATCGGCTCGTCGTTCGACGATGCGAATCTGCCCGCCCTCGTTCTCGCCAGCATCGCGCTGGCCGGCGCGGGAGCCGCTGACAACGTCAGCGCGATCTTTCGCCAGACCATGATGCAATCGGCCGTCCCCGACGTGATGAGGGGCCGCATCCAGGGCGTCTTCACCGTGGTCGTCACGGGCGGGCCCCGGCTCGGCGACGCCTATGTCGGGCTGGCCGCAGCGACCGCACTGCTGTGGTTGCCCCCGCTTCTCGGCGGTGCGATCGTGGTGTTGTTCTCTCTGGCGGCGGCGCGGCTGCACCGATCGCTCCGCGCCTACGATGCACTGAGCCCGACCCCCTGA
- a CDS encoding FKBP-type peptidyl-prolyl cis-trans isomerase, protein MTESLNSKPEIDFPEGPAPTELVIEDIVVGDGAEAKPGATVEVHYLGVEYETGEEFDSSWGRGETITFPLNGLIAGWQEGIPGMKAGGRRKLTIPPHLAYGPAGGHFLGGKTLVFVIDLVSAP, encoded by the coding sequence ATGACCGAATCACTGAATTCCAAGCCCGAGATCGATTTTCCCGAGGGCCCCGCGCCCACAGAGCTCGTCATCGAGGACATCGTCGTCGGCGACGGTGCCGAGGCCAAGCCCGGAGCAACCGTCGAGGTGCACTACCTCGGTGTCGAGTACGAGACCGGCGAGGAGTTCGACTCGTCGTGGGGCCGTGGTGAGACCATTACGTTCCCCCTGAACGGTCTCATCGCCGGTTGGCAGGAGGGTATCCCCGGAATGAAGGCCGGCGGACGTCGCAAGCTCACTATCCCGCCGCACCTCGCCTACGGCCCTGCCGGCGGCCACTTCCTGGGAGGCAAGACCCTGGTCTTCGTCATCGACCTGGTCAGCGCTCCGTAA
- a CDS encoding UvrD-helicase domain-containing protein: MVSSELDQERRYVDALYSRLDFLRAEARDALTRVRRESVGGNHQSRSERDAYARLYEDRIAQLDEVDDRLAFGRLELQQDAESGAEPNDEDGPAVRYIGRIGLRDEELRPVLLDWRVPQAAAFYQATAATPLGARARRHLITEGRTVTRIDDEIFDSELLVEQADSLQGEAALLAALTSQRTGRMTDIVATIQAEQDRIIRSELGGVLVVQGGPGTGKTAVALHRAAYLLYSHRERLASSGVLVVGPSRAFLQYIEAVLPSLGETGVVVSSVGGLYPGIEATVDDAPEIAVVKGSAEMAGLLKRAVRSRQRTPVEAVDLDINGERLTLEPGLIASAMNRAWETRKPHNEARVVFVKSALNQLSRLLAEQLRAHGNTVDDADQAILREDLRTSEDVVVALNTAWLPLTPEKLLADLYARPQWLASLTPSWSDEKRALLRRGRDAALTISDVPLLDEAAELLGEYSEQNAALKREEKLQKKRDIENAENAIRNMQVEGLVHAEDLAAGFAERSVRGTTAEQAAADRTWTYGHIVVDEAQELSPMQWRVLARRCPLRSFTVVGDMAQASAAASARSWKDAVRPLVGDALEGDRWRLEELTVNYRTPAQIARVAEHMAEENRLPITRATAVRESEWPVKESSVDLAPSDRAADPDALADAVVTAVEDDRDIDDRGTLAVIAPQSVLDVVYPALKETFGLDIGLGAQGLSRQVAALTAQDAKGLEFDAVIVVDPDGILAESTRGASGLYVAMTRPTQRLHLLRVGNDNALRERF, from the coding sequence GTGGTTTCGTCCGAGCTCGACCAGGAGCGTCGCTACGTCGACGCCCTCTATTCCCGCCTCGACTTTCTGCGGGCCGAGGCCCGGGATGCCCTCACTCGCGTGAGGCGCGAAAGCGTCGGGGGCAATCACCAGAGTCGTTCCGAGCGCGATGCATACGCCCGCCTCTACGAGGACCGCATCGCCCAGCTCGATGAGGTCGACGACAGGCTCGCCTTCGGTCGACTCGAGCTGCAGCAGGATGCGGAGTCCGGCGCGGAACCGAACGATGAAGACGGCCCCGCCGTTCGTTACATCGGCCGCATCGGCCTGCGCGACGAGGAGTTGAGGCCGGTTCTGCTCGACTGGCGGGTGCCCCAGGCCGCCGCGTTCTACCAGGCGACCGCGGCGACCCCCCTCGGCGCGCGTGCACGACGGCATCTCATCACCGAAGGCCGCACCGTCACGCGCATCGACGACGAGATCTTCGACTCCGAGCTGCTTGTGGAGCAGGCCGATTCGTTGCAGGGGGAGGCGGCGCTGCTCGCGGCGCTGACGAGTCAGCGCACCGGCCGCATGACGGACATCGTGGCGACGATCCAAGCCGAGCAAGACAGGATCATCCGCTCCGAGCTGGGCGGAGTGCTCGTCGTGCAGGGCGGTCCCGGCACGGGCAAGACGGCCGTGGCCCTTCATCGCGCCGCCTACCTGCTGTACTCCCACCGCGAGCGACTCGCCTCATCCGGCGTGCTCGTCGTGGGACCGTCACGGGCCTTCCTGCAGTACATCGAGGCCGTTCTGCCGAGCCTCGGCGAGACCGGTGTCGTCGTCTCGAGTGTGGGTGGCCTCTATCCGGGCATCGAGGCCACCGTGGATGACGCGCCGGAGATAGCCGTCGTCAAGGGCTCCGCAGAGATGGCCGGGCTGCTCAAGCGCGCTGTCCGCTCCCGTCAGCGCACCCCGGTCGAGGCGGTCGACCTCGACATCAACGGTGAGCGGCTGACCCTCGAACCGGGGCTGATCGCGTCCGCCATGAACCGGGCGTGGGAGACACGCAAGCCGCACAACGAGGCGCGCGTCGTGTTCGTCAAGAGCGCCCTCAACCAGCTGTCCCGACTGCTCGCCGAGCAGCTGCGAGCCCACGGCAACACGGTCGACGACGCAGATCAGGCCATCCTGCGGGAAGACCTGCGCACCTCGGAGGATGTGGTGGTGGCGCTGAACACGGCATGGCTGCCGCTCACGCCCGAGAAACTGCTGGCGGACCTCTACGCCAGGCCGCAGTGGCTCGCCTCACTCACTCCGTCGTGGAGCGACGAGAAGCGCGCGCTGCTTCGTCGTGGTCGCGATGCGGCGCTCACGATCTCCGACGTTCCGCTCCTCGACGAGGCGGCCGAGCTGCTGGGCGAGTACAGCGAACAGAACGCGGCCCTGAAGCGCGAAGAGAAGCTGCAGAAGAAACGCGACATCGAGAACGCGGAGAACGCGATCCGCAACATGCAGGTCGAGGGCCTGGTGCACGCCGAAGACCTTGCCGCAGGCTTCGCCGAGCGCAGCGTGCGGGGGACGACGGCCGAGCAGGCCGCGGCCGACCGCACCTGGACGTACGGCCACATCGTCGTCGACGAGGCCCAAGAACTGTCGCCGATGCAGTGGAGGGTGCTGGCGCGCCGGTGTCCGCTTCGTTCCTTCACGGTGGTGGGCGACATGGCGCAGGCGAGCGCGGCTGCGAGCGCCCGCAGTTGGAAGGATGCCGTGCGGCCGTTGGTCGGCGATGCCCTCGAGGGAGACAGGTGGAGGCTCGAGGAACTCACCGTGAACTACCGCACTCCGGCCCAGATCGCCCGCGTGGCTGAGCACATGGCCGAAGAGAACAGGCTGCCCATCACCAGGGCGACCGCTGTGCGAGAGAGCGAGTGGCCTGTGAAAGAAAGCTCCGTCGACCTCGCGCCGTCCGACCGGGCGGCCGATCCCGACGCGCTGGCCGACGCCGTGGTGACGGCGGTCGAAGATGATCGGGACATCGACGACAGGGGGACGCTCGCCGTCATCGCCCCTCAATCGGTGCTGGATGTCGTCTACCCGGCTCTGAAAGAGACGTTCGGCCTCGACATCGGTCTCGGAGCGCAGGGGCTCAGCCGTCAGGTCGCGGCACTGACGGCACAGGATGCGAAGGGGCTCGAGTTCGACGCCGTGATCGTCGTCGATCCTGACGGCATCCTGGCCGAGTCGACGCGGGGTGCGTCGGGACTGTACGTGGCAATGACGAGACCCACCCAGCGCCTTCACCTGCTGAGGGTCGGCAACGACAACGCCCTGAGAGAACGCTTTTGA